A window of Aphis gossypii isolate Hap1 unplaced genomic scaffold, ASM2018417v2 Contig00392, whole genome shotgun sequence genomic DNA:
ataacatttataaatttgtaatgtgaaaagtattttaatattatagtattcattACTTTTGGCTCCTTAGGAAATACTTCTACAATTAAATCggcaatttttctaaaaaatagatCAGTGCCTctgtaaataaacaatacaacttattattatcaatcttatacctacctatattgtgTTCAAATGTCTTTTTATTCTGCAACTACAGTAAATAATCATAGCCATAGGTGTGTGCAGACTTAAGTTTTGGATTCAGTTCATGTTTAAACCTTGTAttcttgtaaaattaaacatttttaaatatgtgacTTCAAATTAGTTTACttgatagttttttattctgagtaaaaaaaagttattaaacaatattctacatttaatgattaatacatACCATACTTAATTTGCATTATcacaacatatttaatttaaatatattacctaagtattatattcgtataaagTACCTATGCTACCAATTTGATGAACCAGTGTTTCTATGTACCTACAGAAATTAActcttttatagttttaactattaaaatcaaatagaaTCTAATGTTGttctgattttattattagcaaaaagatttaacattaaattacacCATTTACTCCCACATGCACTAtggaaactatattataggtaatataactttaactattttaataggataaaaaactaataattatgaaaaatattcttacttGCTATTGTCTTGAACAGATGGTTTATCAAAAGTTGTGTGAGTAAATTCTGCGAATCGTCAGATAAGGACCATCATTTCGTTTAGCATCAGCTAAAAATATCTACCGTCATTGGTTGTGtgtattaaatctaataatgtctataaagaaaatttagtccttaaaatatgttaagtacttgtgtatttaaatagcgtgtaaatagtttgtttataaataagcataggaaagtatttaaaatgttaaattacctaattaagttaataaaataatagtaaaaattagcttatagtattttattattgttacatttatatgttttgataAACCCTAAATATATCTAggtaagattttttaaatgaaattctacctacctatttcaaattgattgaattaaaaaatctataacctatatgaatttaaaatatttaaataattaacttacttCAATCGTCCATTCCATTGGTTTATAATTACCATATTTCTTATGTTCCAATGGCGATGGTCTTGAACTGTTCTTAGACGTTGATGCAGCGTTATAGATGTAGATgggatagtataataattatgaaatatcttGGACTCAGTACTTTCAAAATGTTCATCAACAAACTCCTGTGCTACTGCAGTTGTCTGTGGTGGTGCGAATGAATTCggatataaaaactataatattacagaaaagaaaatattcgaacgcaaaataaaattacacttaataattgaactctttaaaaataggtacacaGTTAATTTAACACGTACGTTATCTTGAAACAAATCCATGTTCGTAGTGGATGGTGAtgcataaatgtatacaaaataactgTGCACATTTATCATAAACGTAAACGATTTATGTATGTGGTTGCAAGGTATCGCAGACGAAAgatgaaaatgaattaaaatttgaaataacattGTCAAATTGGTCATCGACGGACGGTGATCGGTTACGTAATACGTATGAAATAGCACATTAAacgtaataaaactattaatacaaCCTAATAAAAGATAAGTCACAGACACACATGAACGTTGAACAATGATATACAAACGCAGTTATCAATATCTTGGAAAATTGGGCGACACGGACACGGCGACGGGAAGTCTGAGCTAATTTTAGATATCCAGTAAATTTTACTCCTTTTTATTCGCACATTGTTTCTAATTATAATCAGTGCTTGAATTGGGGGGGACGTAGGGGGACGGAGTACCTCttcttttttcaatattttttagcgTACCCCTTCTAATTTCTCATGATGCAACGTTGAAGACGGGGCTTTCAAGACtcgtttttcaaattttattaaaaataattgttatttcatgtttttaaatatttttattaaagcaaataatatgataaagatTTTATGtcgataaattcaataaatttatttttagaatataaattatcgcCACTGCGTCGTATCTATGAACCGCTATCCCCTGTCCTTGTATCGAATCATACAATACAATGCGACATTGCGTCGTAAGCATTATCCATGGAGTATTACTCTATGGCATtatcatagtttatttttaatttgccttttaaaaatagatttcgaattattgtttattatcatatcaaGCCATATAATGTTACCTCCAAAACTTGATTATTTATCGACTGACGACTATTAGCAGTATTACcattttaaactttgtaaTTTTCTATCAGTAAAACTGGACAATTGGACAAACGTATAACACTACAACAACTATACTCATGTGTTatacttatagttattataccccattttaagttttactgTGTATCtattgtgtaatgtgtatatttttttgttaaatacatttattatttaaaacaatgaaacGCAATGGTACTTTACTTTCATTTTTCTCAAAAACTAAATCAAAAGATACAGCTGAGTTTAGTTCTTCTTCGCTTTCACTGATCAaagttagtatttaataattatttatttactaaattcaatgcatataatattgtgaatacaataatacattttaaaatcaagacaaatctatattaaaaataaatccttttaatacatatgttatattatgtaatactttacagcaaaataatattgataattcaaaatcaaaacgcCAAAAATTGACATTACAATCACAATCACAAGATGTAAGTTTCAATgtatcaaatatgtatatattatattatatatatctatattttttttcataaaattcaatatgtaattgttttaattatttttttttataaataatagaacttGAATACATTGTTTCCTAATGAACTAGAaactaatgatttaaataatcttcAACCACGGGTaagaataaacatttattaaaattaattaaataattattatagcattaatttttattctacacTAACACATCTGACTATATTTTGATtcatacttaacatttttttttaacattttttgttttattataatgtataagcagggttattacttatagttggtatttatgttttataattataattaaataaaaatacaataaaatatcacccaaaaaatgtaattttattgtaataattaaaagttatattattgtatttatcaattattaagctaaacattataatttataaaaaaacaaatatggctgtgaataaactattatctattcctttgaaatttgaacatttattattttaaagactgGTTGGCACTATTCAGAATAGAAGCTATCTATTTCTGTTTCTTATGAGAGTATGAGACTGTTAGAGAAAATATCTGTGTTGGTTTCACCAATGGTGAACTACAACTACTACAACTACTTGtaatgaaaacataatttaaaatttcacaaactgttttgaattttcagaTTACccacttaaataaatttaaattagtgttattactgttattttttctaattaaaattaataatgataagcaGACactagttatattaatattaacagtaattattaatagacatattaaaaataaccttaGACAAATTTTGTACCTAGCTACTGATTTCTATTAATGTGCCatctttgtataatatttaagtcttTATTAGTtacatgattatattttacaaatttattttatatagatggaagttaatgtaaaaaatcttGAAACTGATGAAGAATTAATAACTTCAGAACCACCAGATTGTTGGGATAATAACCAGGTGAAATATTTCACAGAAGAGTATCCAtggctatattttaataaaaaaaaattaggatgTAATATATGTAGTAAAGTAAATCACAACTTAACTAAACACCAAGGTACTCATGGGTCAAAAGAATGGAATAGTGGAAATATTATTCCAGCTGGTGATAATGTAGGAAAACAGCAATCAagtttacgaaaaaaaatagcaaaacaTAAATCTTCACAAACTCATTTAAATGCTGTAAGTActttagaaaaacaaaaatttgaaattatgccTGCCCAAGTATTGAAAACTTCTAAAATTGACCTTGAAAGTACaaaaagaatttttagaaCTGCGTATTTTATTGCGAAGAATCAAAGGCCCTATGTTGACATGCCAAAATTAGTGGACCTTCAAATAATGAATAGTTTAGAAATGGGACGAATtcttcaaacaaataaatcatgTAGTACCATTGTTGACCATATATGTATTGAAATgcgaaaaaaattgtgtttagatctgttagaaaataaaagaaagaTTTCCATAATTGTTGACGAATCTACAACATTGAGTCAGAAAACCATGCTAGTTATTTGTTTGAGAGCTGCTGTAGCTAATAATGATaaagtaattacatttttctttaacatTATTGAAGTAGAAAATACATCtgctgattttattaaaaaagctATTTTAATTGATCTTTCAAAATATGGATTAAatgaagattttttaaaagaaaacttGGTAGCGTTTGTTAGCGATGGTGCGTCTAATATGCTGGGTAGAATTTCTGGTGTTGGTACTCaactacaaaaaatgtatcccaatataattatatggcaTTGTTGTAATCATCGTTTAGAGTTAGCCGTATCTGATACCTTAAAAGAAATCCAAGGAACAAATCACTTTCAgtcatttttagaaaagttaTATGCAATATATCACCAATCACCTAAGAATATGCATGAACTTAAAGCGTGTGCAGTTTCACTTGAACAATCATTACTACATATTGGCAAAATTTTTACCATCCGATGGGTGGCATCCAGTGAGAAAACGTTAAAAGCTGTATGGAACAACTATGTAGCCTTATTTAACAACTGGACAAAAAGAACCATCAGGGAAGGGCAAGCgattaattgtattacacATCGGGTCGTCTGACGGTTTCGTTCCTGGAGGCCTACTATCTTTTGAATCGAAGAAAAACACGTTGGACTACCATGACGAGATGAACGGGGACACGTTTTACGATTGGTTCATAAAAATCCTACATCACTAAAAGAAAACGCCGTAATTGTTATGGACAATGCCTCATACcattcagtaaaaaaaatccttttcCAACTATGTCTtggacaaaacaaaaaattttaaattggctAGAAAGGGAAGGTGAGGTAATTACTCAGACATGGTTAAATCTCAACTTTTAGAAGTggccaaaaaatataaatcgtcGCACGAGAGTATGTGATTGATGAAGAAGCAAAAGAACATGACAAAGTAGTCTTACGGTGCCTCCTTACCACTGTGAACTAAATCCTATAGAACTAGCGTGGTCttggataaaaaatatgtacgtaTGAACAATACCACATTTAAATTGAACGATGTgcatgatttattaaaaaaagccgTGGACAACGTAACAAGTGAAAGTGGACAAATTTGTTGATCATGTTATAAAAGAAGAGACAGATTTTGGAAATCGATTTTCTGTCGATGAAGTTTTGACGCGGAAACTGAAACAGGAGAGatgtattaacaattaacagGCGATACTACTTCAGATTCCGAAGACgaaaaagatatttaaatattttaaattatttatttagatactatttatttattttaaagttgtgacgaatattttttttttatgttatgttagtttaataataaaaaaaagtaatactcaaataattatacttgtaaattgttcatattataaaactccTATACTGTATTAGGTTGAACATTCATccgaataaatttattggatgggattattcttatatataaaaatgaatcgcaaaatttggtaagcgcataactcaacaacgcctggaccgatttcgctcattctttttttgtttgggtcgtaattgtcaggagaaggttcttacggacgaaaaatttgagaaagttatcgggttagagaaatatgacgaggtggtgatgaaattacagaggcgccatctatccagcaaatagtcaactaaattatttttggtagtcaatggcaaccatttaaataaaataaatcattatttaaaatgtttttaaaaatgcatgcaaaTAGACATACAAACAACGCAAATGTTCGCAAATGTTCGTTGAAGTCCAAGGATGGTTTTTACGGctagaaaaattagaattattgctggaaaaaccctaaaaatagcccttttctttttaaaatagcccttcctataatatttataatataatactgatcGTATCCATGGCAACCAACAATCGTGTTTTGTGCAGTGTTTTTAGTTAGTTAGTGTTTGTTAGTTCGTgattagtgaaaaaataatttatatttgatatgccTCCTATAAGACGAAGCAATTTAGGTAGAAGAACCAGAAATGCTACAAACCAAGCTAATTACCGATCTAATTCACAAACGCGTGAAGCGCGAGCAAGTTTGAATCGAGCTGCTTTTAGTTACGATGTGTCAATTGACTACAGTAACTACCAATGTGTTGTTATTGGTTCTATGAACTCGGTTTGCTCACACTGTAaggcattaaaatacaaaaacgaagCCAATGGATTGTGTTGCGCAAATGGTAAAGTGAAATTGATACCATTGGATCCACCACCAGAACCATTGTACTCATTGGTTTCAGGAATAGGAACAGATTCTATACACTTTTTGACAAATAtccaacaatataacaattgctTTCAAATGACTTCATTTGGGGCAACAAATGTAGTTCGGGAAAATTTTATGCCAACTTtcaaggtatgtattatagcagttactcataattattttagcgaACAAAATTTTCTGTCACCAAAGTTAAGATGTGTCACTAATCTTCAATTTCTTAATCATTACGAAATATATCACttagtcatcatattatatggtgtTTCAGTTTCAGtgacacttttattatattttatatttgatagatattagttaaaactaaatatatactttttaagatcaaatattatttaagtttgatcACCGACAAtccattaatttataccacaccataatatattttttttatttacagatacAAGGGCAAATATATCACAGAGCAGGTTCACTGTTACCAGTGTCAGATAGCGACAACAAATTcctgcaaatttattttatgggcaATTCACCACAAGAAATTGATCTGCGTTGTGCacataacaatttagtaaAGAGGTCTATTGTAGAACAATTACAAACTTTATTTCATCAGCACaatcaattgattatattgtttaaactgCCCTGGATCTGATGCCATCCGATAAtcacaaaattgtaatcagAGCTGATAAAACACCTGCAGGTCAACATACAAGACGTTTTAATGCACCAACTATTGATGAAGTTGCTATCGTTGTAGTTGGAGAAAACTTGGAATCCCgtgatattgttttacgtCGTCGGAATGATCAATTACAACGTATAAAGGAAACACACCGCTCATATGATGCACTGCTGCAATATCCCATTATATTTTGGCAAGGTGAAGATGGCTACGatttctcaataaaaatgataaatcccattgcaggtaactaaaatattagtttagctATGGCGATAATATCtcagtcattatattatgtattttaatttatatttgaatgttattaaaacaaaatctatttacaGGTTCTGAAACCAACAAAAAAGTCAGTTCAATGAACTATTATTCATACCGCCTAATGATTCGGGAAAATGAAGATAATCACATATTGAAATGTCGGCGATTATATCACAAATATGTTGTTGacatgtatgttaaaattgaaacggAAAGATTAACATTCATCAGGTTGAATCAAACCAAACTCCGATCTGAAGAGTATATTCACCTTCGAGATGCGATTAATACTGATGGAAATGCACAGAATGTCGGTCGGATGACTATTCTTCCAGCAACATACATCGGAAGCCCTCGGCATATGCACGAATATGCTCAAGATGCCATGTCGTATGTTCGTCATTATGGTACAGCAGATTTGTTCATCACATTTACATGCAATCCGCAATGGATAGAAATCAATCAGGAGTTATTCTCTGGGCAATCACCCATTGATCGTCATGATATTACAGCCAGAGTCTTTAGACAAAAGTTGAAATCTTTAATGGATTTCATCGTAAAACATAATGTGTTTGGTGAGACACGCTGCTGGATGTATTCTGTGGAGTGGCAGAAACGAGGATTGCCACATGCACACATTTTGATTTGGttggttgaaaatataagGCCAAATGAAGTTGATGCAGTGATATCAGCTGAAATCCCTAATGTACAAGTAGATCCTGGATTGCATGAGGTAGTTATCAAAAACATGATACATGGTCCCTGTGGAActcttaatcaaaattcacCGTGTATGATGGATGGTAAATGTTCAAAACGATATCCACGGACATTAATATCGGAAACAATTACTGGTAATGACGGTTATCCATTGTATCGTCGCAGATCGACAGCAGACAATGGAAAATCAACAAttgtcaaattaaatcaacaagaTATTGAAATAGATAATCGTTGGATTGTTCCATATTCACCCATTTTATCAAAGACATTCAAAGCACACATCAACGTTGAATCTTGCCATTCAgtgaaatctattaaatacatttgcaaaTATGTAGCCAAAGGGAGTGATATGGCTGTGATTGGAATTGGTGCAGAGAATTCCAATGATGAAGTTACCCAATACCAAATGGGCCGCTATGTCAGTAGTAATGAAGCAGTTTGgcgaatattttcttttcctaTTCATGAGAGACACCCTTCTGTTGTTCACTTAGCTGTGCATTTAGAAAATGGACAAAGAGTGTATTTTACAGCACAGAACGCAGTACAAAGAGCTGCTCAGCCACCATCTACTACATTAACCAGTTTTTTTGAGACATGCCAAAACGATGATTTCGCACAAACATTGCTATATTCTGAaatgccaaaatattatacctggaATCAATCCTCAAGGAGATTTATACGACGGAAACAAGGAAAACCAGTTCCAGGATATACAGATGTATATTCCACCGATGCGATTGGCCGGATTTATTCAGTACATCCAAGCAATgatgaatgtttttacttaCGACTGCTATTAGTCAATGTACGTGGCCCAACATCATTCCAACAGTTACGAACTGTTGATGGTGAATTGTGTGTATCCTACAGAGAAGCCTGTCAACGTTTGCAATTGCTTGAAAATGACGCTCATTGGGATCAAACTCTCAATGATGCTGTAATATCATCACACGCTCATCAAATACGAacattgttttctataatcaTATCTACATGCTTCCCATCAAACCCAATTGATTTGTGGATCAAGTACAAAGATTATATGTgtgatgatattttgtatcaaatacaGAATAGAATGGGAAATCCAAATATACAAATCAGTGAAGAAATTTACAATGAAGCATTGATTTCAATTGAGGACATGTGCTTGATAATGTCAAACAaactattaattcaattaggcCTGACCGCGCCCAATCGTCCAATGCATGACGCTTTTAACCAAGAGTTGCATCGAGAAAGACTGTATGATCTCAACGATTTGAAAgaattaattcaaacaaatcTTCCACTGTTAAATGAACAACAGAAGTATGTATTTGAAACTCTTATGAAAGTAACAAATGATGAAACTGGAGGGATTTACTTCTTAGATGCACCTGGTGGTACAGGAAAAactttttgatttcattaatattagcaACAATTCgctcacaaaataaaattgcacttGCACTCGCTTCGTCGGGAATCGCAGCAACTTTGCTTGAAGGTGGTCGAACAGCCCATTCAGCACTAAAATTGCCATTAAATATGCATAGCAATGAAACTCCAACCTGCAACGTTTCGAAGAACTCTGCAATGGCAAAGGTTTTGCAGCAATGTAAATTGATTGTTTGGGATGAATGCACGATGGCACATAAAAAATCTTTGGAGGCTTTGGACAGAACCTTAAAAGATCTACGGAGCAATAATAACCGATTTGGTGGtgcaatgattttattagcaGGAGATTTTCGTCAAACATTGCCGGTGATTCCACGATCAACGCCAGCTGATGAACTCAATGCATGTCTAAAGTCCTCCAGTTTGTGGAAACATGTCAAAGTACTTCATTTAAGCAAGAATATGCGTGTCGAGTTGCAAAATGACCAATCTGGAAACATATTCTCTAAACAACTCATTGACATTGGTAATGGCAAATTTCCTATAGACATGTTGACTGGCTGCATTAACTTTCCTCTAAGTTTTTGTCAGTTAACTCGATCAAAAGATGAACTTATTCAGAAGGTGTTTCCAGATGTTTCTCAAAATTACAGAAACCATGATTGGTTGAGCGAACGAGCTATACTGGCTGCAAAAAACATAgatgtaaatgaattaaatttcaaaattcaagaaCAAATTACAGGCGAATTGATGATATATAAATCAGTTGATTCGGCTACTAATCAAGATGATGTAGTCAACTATCCACCGGAATTTTTAAACTCGCTGGATTTGCCAGGATTGCCACCTCACAATCTTCAATTAAAGGTTGGATCGGTGGTTATAATGTTGCGAAATATCAACCAACCGCGTCTTTGCAACGGTACACGGttagcgataaaaaaattactaaacaatGTGATAGAAGCAACTATACTCAAAGGAAAGTATAAAGGAGAAGATGTTCTCATACCGCGCATCCCAATGATTCCGACTGATGTGCCATTTGAGTTTAAACGACTACAGTTTCCAGTGCGTCTTGCTTTTGCTATGACTATAAACAAGTCCCAGGGGCAATCATTAAGTGTTTGTGGTATTAATCTAGAAAACCCATGTTTCTCACATGGTCAATTGTATGTTGCCTGTTCCCGTGTTGGAAAACCATCAGATTTGTTTATCTATGCGCCAGGTAATCAAACAAGAAACATCGTATACCACAAAGtactacaatgataataataataattatgattcacatgattaacaataaagcgattacttacttttaaatcatgacagaaccgtcaccctggtgatagggcgttgtgaataaaaaataattaaataaaactataacagttaaaactataactacttacttttaaattatatatgttttatttaattattttttattcacaacgcCCTATCACCAGGGTGACGGTTCTGTTCaggagaattttttaaaatacgtaggcACAAAAACTGCCACATTACAAATCTTTCGTCGTGAATTCGACGTAATATTAGCACTatcaataagattaaattaaaattaacacacggcatacgaaaatgcaaaaaaagaaagtaacacacgggcaacgccgtgtcgggtcagctagttaaaaatatatataatatgacatttcaatattataatttaaacaactaatCTGGGAGAATCAAACagtcataaaatgtaattttgaccaacataatatatctacgGAGAGAgcggttttaaatatatgatgttaAATCAAATCATTATACTCAGTGCTTGATTGGAAATTATAAGATGGGGGACTatgagatttaaaattaagtagcgtcccttaaaaaaatttaacttaaaataacccGTGGGGGCTTTGCCCCCACACCCCCAAATATCaccatattttacattatataatgaaaaatgaacatttctttttatttcaaaattaatataatatcaatcagagtacaaaattattattttataaatttaaatacgtcCATAAATGTTGATATGAATGATCACTTTCACTTTGTTCGTCTCGTTTTTGACATCTGGTTTCTTCTGCACTTCTTTTACCAAGTTTAATCCAGCTCTTTACATACTCATctggtttaaaaaattgaaattttttaggCGGACCGACACAATTAATAAACACTAATGATTTTATAGTGTTTGAGTTAAGCTTTCTGTTAGGCTAAGATGTATTCATGGAACTAAATGATCTTTCACATTCGATGATGATATAGCAATAGTGAAATTGCAGTTATAAGTggtttaagtaggtatttttgAAGAATCTTTTAAGTCTTTAAATTCTCTAAATCCTcgaattgtacatttttcatCTAAATGAAACTTTATAGCCAATCTTTTAACACTATCATCACCATATTGAATGTCAATACTATCTGGCCAGTTATTGGGGTCTAATACATCTAAATCTTTAAAAAGATCTAAATATTGatctttaaattcatttttattttttgatacatgTGTTGCTTGAGTTTGATAAGCCTTGAACGCATGTTGTTAGCAAGGCTAGTAAAAAACTGGCCTGGGTTAATTTTTGGTACGGATTTATTTATGGCTAatggtacatttttaaacttcaatAAAGTACCAGAATTTAACACTTCTTGTGTTCTTGGTCCAAAAGTGTTTGCCATTGAATCAAATATTCTAATTGTACGTAATACACACTTGTTTGCTCCTGAAAGTGACAAACTCCGTTCTTGTAACTGTAGAGATAAGTCAGCAAGTTCAGATAATCCATCATACATTATTCCTgaaagaacatattatatattaatttttaatgctatGGCCTATAAGATGTAgtacactaataaaaaatattgcctcagaaaattgtaacaaagtaataattattacatgaaagaactttaaatataaataattttatattatactagctgacccgacacggcgttgcccgtgtgttactttctttttttgcattttcgtatgccgtgtgttaatttttaatttaatcttattgatAGTGCTAATATTACGTCGAATTCACGACGAAAGATTTGTAATGTGGCAGTTTTTGTgcctacgtattttaaaaaattctcctGAACAGAACCGTCACCCTGGTGATAGGgcgttgtgaataaaaaataattaaataaaacatatataatgatttaaaagtaagtagttatagttttaactgttatagttttatttaattattttttattcacaacgccctatcaccagggtgacggttctgtcatgatttaaaagtaagtaatcgctttattgttaatcatgtgaatcataattattattattatcattgtagtaCTTTGTGGTATACGATGTTTCTTGTTTGATTACCTGGCGCATAGATAAAAATCTGATGGTTTTCCAACACGGGAACAGGCAACATACAATTGACCATGTGAGAAACATGGGTTTCTAGATTAATACCACAAACACTTAATGATTGCCCCTGGGACTTGTTTATAGTCATAGCAAAAGCAAGACGCACTGGAAACTGTAGTCGTTTAAACTCAAATGGCACATCAGTCGGAATCATTGGGATGCGCGGTATGAGAACATCTTCTCCTTTATACTT
This region includes:
- the LOC114124526 gene encoding ATP-dependent DNA helicase PIF1-like; translation: MHSNETPTCNVSKNSAMAKVLQQCKLIVWDECTMAHKKSLEALDRTLKDLRSNNNRFGGAMILLAGDFRQTLPVIPRSTPADELNACLKSSSLWKHVKVLHLSKNMRVELQNDQSGNIFSKQLIDIGNGKFPIDMLTGCINFPLSFCQLTRSKDELIQKVFPDVSQNYRNHDWLSERAILAAKNIDVNELNFKIQEQITGELMIYKSVDSATNQDDVVNYPPEFLNSLDLPGLPPHNLQLKVGSVVIMLRNINQPRLCNGTRLAIKKLLNNVIEATILKGKYKGEDVLIPRIPMIPTDVPFEFKRLQFPVRLAFAMTINKSQGQSLSVCGINLENPCFSHGQLYVACSRVGKPSDLFIYAPGNQTRNIVYHKVLQ
- the LOC114125151 gene encoding E3 SUMO-protein ligase KIAA1586-like, with the translated sequence MKRNGTLLSFFSKTKSKDTAEFSSSSLSLIKNLNTLFPNELETNDLNNLQPRMEVNVKNLETDEELITSEPPDCWDNNQVKYFTEEYPWLYFNKKKLGCNICSKVNHNLTKHQGTHGSKEWNSGNIIPAGDNVGKQQSSLRKKIAKHKSSQTHLNAVSTLEKQKFEIMPAQVLKTSKIDLESTKRIFRTAYFIAKNQRPYVDMPKLVDLQIMNSLEMGRILQTNKSCSTIVDHICIEMRKKLCLDLLENKRKISIIVDESTTLSQKTMLVICLRAAVANNDKVITFFFNIIEVENTSADFIKKAILIDLSKYGLNEDFLKENLVAFVSDGASNMLGRISGVGTQLQKMYPNIIIWHCCNHRLELAVSDTLKEIQGTNHFQSFLEKLYAIYHQSPKNMHELKACAVSLEQSLLHIGKIFTIRWVASSEKTLKAVWNNYVALFNNWTKRTIREGQAINCITHRVV
- the LOC126553975 gene encoding uncharacterized protein LOC126553975, with protein sequence MPPIRRSNLGRRTRNATNQANYRSNSQTREARASLNRAAFSYDVSIDYSNYQCVVIGSMNSVCSHCKALKYKNEANGLCCANGKVKLIPLDPPPEPLYSLVSGIGTDSIHFLTNIQQYNNCFQMTSFGATNVVRENFMPTFKIQGQIYHRAGSLLPVSDSDNKFLQIYFMGNSPQEIDLRCAHNNLVKRSIVEQLQTLFHQHNQLIILFKLPWI
- the LOC126553976 gene encoding uncharacterized protein LOC126553976, translating into MPSDNHKIVIRADKTPAGQHTRRFNAPTIDEVAIVVVGENLESRDIVLRRRNDQLQRIKETHRSYDALLQYPIIFWQGEDGYDFSIKMINPIAGSETNKKVSSMNYYSYRLMIRENEDNHILKCRRLYHKYVVDMYVKIETERLTFIRLNQTKLRSEEYIHLRDAINTDGNAQNVGRMTILPATYIGSPRHMHEYAQDAMSYVRHYGTADLFITFTCNPQWIEINQELFSGQSPIDRHDITARVFRQKLKSLMDFIVKHNVFGETRCWMYSVEWQKRGLPHAHILIWLVENIRPNEVDAVISAEIPNVQVDPGLHEVVIKNMIHGPCGTLNQNSPCMMDGKCSKRYPRTLISETITGNDGYPLYRRRSTADNGKSTIVKLNQQDIEIDNRWIVPYSPILSKTFKAHINVESCHSVKSIKYICKYVAKGSDMAVIGIGAENSNDEVTQYQMGRYVSSNEAVWRIFSFPIHERHPSVVHLAVHLENGQRVYFTAQNAVQRAAQPPSTTLTSFFETCQNDDFAQTLLYSEMPKYYTWNQSSRRFIRRKQGKPVPGYTDVYSTDAIGRIYSVHPSNDECFYLRLLLVNVRGPTSFQQLRTVDGELCVSYREACQRLQLLENDAHWDQTLNDAVISSHAHQIRTLFSIIISTCFPSNPIDLWIKYKDYMCDDILYQIQNRMGNPNIQISEEIYNEALISIEDMCLIMSNKLLIQLGLTAPNRPMHDAFNQELHRERLYDLNDLKELIQTNLPLLNEQQKYVFETLMKVTNDETGGIYFLDAPGGTGKTF